The Kwoniella dendrophila CBS 6074 chromosome 1, complete sequence genome contains a region encoding:
- a CDS encoding 2,3-bisphosphoglycerate-independent phosphoglycerate mutase → MATRAAGSPEKAQEAKKQKTEDVQVKKKVCLIVHDGWGLSDNEKGNAIFHGDTTHMDAIRDKHNFVELEAHGLAVGLKEGLMGNSEVGHLNIGAGRIVWQDIVKIDQTIKKDEFKDQPAIIEAMKHAKEKSDGRLHLLGLISDGGVHSHIQHLFALLRVAKQHEISKVYIHFFGDGRDTAPKSSNKYAKQLLDYIKEIGLGEISTVVGRYYAMDRDKRWDRVKIALEGLIDGKGDKSTQETLIQDIEKGYENGITDEFIKPIISGSEDSRIKKGDTLFMFNYRSDRMREITSVLGLPDKPMEVNIPEDLNITTMSRYNAEFPFNVAFPPQGMTNVLAEWLGKQGVKQSHIAETEKYAHVTFFFNGGVEKQFEGEKREMIPSPKVATYDKQPEMSVQGVADKVAEVVKSNEFEFVMCNFAPPDMVGHTGDYEAAVKAITATDKAVKTVYDACEEAGYVLCVTADHGNAEQMLDPTTGNPHTAHTTNHVPFIVTGDKGALEVSSEPGALADVAPTVLAIMGLPQPEEMTGRSLLAKQ, encoded by the exons ATGGCAACTAGAGCAGCTggatcacctgaaaaagcCCAAGAGgctaaaaaacaaaaaactGAAGATGTTCAAGTTAAAA AGAAGGTCTGTTTGAT CGTCCACGATGGTTGGGGTTTATCAGATAACGAAAAAGGAAATGCAATCTTCCATGGTGATACTACACATATGGATGCTATCAGAGATAAACACAACTTtgttgaattagaagctCATGGTTTAGCTGTAGgattgaaagaaggtttaatgGGTAACTCTGAAGTTGG CCACTTAAACATCGGTGCTGGTAGAATTGTATGGCAAGATATTGtcaaaattgatcaaa caatcaagaaagatgaattcaAAGATCAACCAGCAATTATTGAAGCTATGAAACATGCTAAAGAAAAATCTGATGGTAGATTACATTTATTAGGATTAATTTCTGATGGTGGTGTACATTCacatattcaacatttatTTGCTTTATTACGTGTAGCAAAACAACatgaaatttcaaaagttTATATTCATTTCTTTGGTGATGGTAGAGATACAgcaccaaaatcatcaaataaataTGCTAAACAATTATTAGATTATATaaaagaaattggtttaggtgaaatttcTACTGTTGTAGGTAGATATTATGCAATGGATAGAGATAAAAGATGGGATAGAGTAAAAATTGCTTTAGAAGGTTtaattgatggtaaaggtgataaatcaacaCAAGAAACTTTAATtcaagatattgaaaaaggttatgaaaatggtataacaGATGAATTTATTAAACCTAttatttcaggttcagaagaTTCTAGAATTAAAA AGGGAGACACCCTTTTCATGTTCAACTACCGATCCGACAGAATGAGAGAAATCACTTCAGTTCTTGGTCTTCCCGATAAACCTATGGAGGTCAACATCCCTGAGGATTTG AACATCACTACCATGTCCCGATACAACGCGGAATTCCCATTCAACGTTGCTTTCCCTCCTCAAGGTATGACCAACGTTCTTGCTGAATGGTTAGGTAAACAAGGTGTCAAACAATCTCACATTGCTG AAACCGAAAAATACGCCCACGTTacgttcttcttcaacgGTGGTGTCGAAAAACAATTCGAGGGTGAAAAAAGGGAAATGATTCCCTCACCAAAAGTTGCTACCTATGATAAACAACCTGAAATGTCTGTTCAAGGCGTAGCTGATAAAGTCGCTGAAGTTGTCAAATCTAACGAATTTGAATTCGTTATGTGTAACTTTGCTCCTCCTGATATG GTCGGTCACACTGGTGATTACGAAGCTGCTGTCAAAGCTATCACTGCCACCGACAAAGCTGTCAAGACCGTTTACGATGCCtgtgaagaagctggttACGTTTTATGTGTAACTGCTGATCACGGTAATGCTGAACAAATGTTGGATCCAACAACTGGAAACCCTCACACTGCTCACACCACTA ACCATGTTCCTTTCATCGTTACTGGTGATAAAGGTGCTCTAGAAGTTTCTTCTGAACCAGGAGCCTTAGCAGATGTTGCTCCTACCGTCTTAGCTATAATGGGTCTTCCTCAACCAGAAG AAATGACCGGTCGATCTCTTCTTGCTAAACAATAA
- a CDS encoding chitin synthase export chaperone: MSDAFKFGSFDYFCEHTALVVCPLLGSSQGTMATCYARNVQLGSQIIFQPATCFVHIAALGMTAIMLFHVRSKYTAVGRKEIVTFFYMYMFNELLAIFLDSAIIPTAHAVYPWFTAVYAGSVGALYWCILINGFVGFQLYEDGTPISLWFLRLSCLVIWGICFFISIATFKQFASFSYEKPVGLFVTYLVFPAVCAVIYFISQLLLVVRTLDDRWVIGDLVFMAGFYICGILLLLAFSVTICDKVNHYVDGVFFFSMAMLLTVMMIYKYWDSITKEDLEFSVGSKAAVWEVKDPLMAGGSEYYTEDDTQSSYRGGGGSLVGGMGGNNYYGNYPAQNYGQQNYSQGGYGGNAGGYGGQQQQYGGGHY; this comes from the exons ATGTCAGACGCATTCAAATTCGGCTCATTCGATTATTTCTGTGAACATACTGCTTTAGTAGTATGTCCTTTATTAGGTTCATCACAAGGTACTATGGCAACATGTTATGCTAGAAATGTACAATTGGGATCACAGATCATATTTCAACCTG CAACATGTTTCGTTCACATAGCGGCATTAGGTATGACAGCAATCATGCTATTCCACGTTAGATCAAAATATACAGCTgtaggaagaaaagaaatagTTACTTTCTTCTACATGTACATGTTTAATGAGTTATTGGCTATTTTCTTAGATTCTGCTATTATCCCAACGGCACATGCTGTTTATCCT TGGTTCACAGCTGTTTATGCAGGTTCTGTAGGAGCATTGTATTGGTGTATATTGATCAATGGTTTCGTTGGGTTCCAATTGTATGAAGATGGTACACCTATAAGTTTATGG TTCCTTCGATTATCCTGTTTGGTCATTTGGGGAAtatgtttcttcatctctatcGCAACTTTCAAACAATTCGCTTCTTTCTCATATGAGAAACCCGTCGGTTTATTCGTCACTTATTTAGTATTCCCTGCTGTTTGTGCTGTAATCTATTTCATCTCACAATTACTTTTGGTAGTAAGAACACTTGATGATCGATGG GTCATCGGAGATTTAGTATTCATGGCTGGATTCTACATTTGTGGTATCCTTTTGTTACTTGCTTTCAGTGTTACTATCTGTGATAAAGTAAACCACTACGTAGATGGAG tgttcttcttctctatgGCTATGCTATTAACTGTAATGATGATCTACAAATACTGGGACT ccATCACCAAAGAAGATCTCGAATTCTCAGTCGGATCTAAAGCCGCTGTATGGGAAGTCAAAGATCCTCTTATGGCT GGTGGAAGTGAATATTACACAGAAGATGATACTCAATCATCTTAtcgaggtggaggtggatcTTTAGTAGGTGGTATGGGAGGAAACAACTATTACGGTAATTATCCAGCACAGAATTACGGTCAACAAAATTACTCTCAAGGTGGTTATGGTGGCAACGCTGGTGGATATGGCGGTCAACAGCAACAGTATGGCGGTGGACATTACTAA